One Pseudonocardia sediminis DNA window includes the following coding sequences:
- a CDS encoding type II secretion system F family protein, with protein sequence MVVAGLWLPWLLGSARVVQDRIATLEALETWCRRMADTLAGGGAIGLAQAIATTAARVEEPIATAVRTLARRMQTDNRDPAAALREFADAVDDRTGDAVAAALLLALNQQSTGIAQVLRQLADGVARDVRARREIEAARAESRQSIRMLLVIQAGLLVLLALVPTFAAPYGTPVGQAVMAILLGGTAALLIWMRRLSLGKKPPRFFGVTAGAS encoded by the coding sequence GTGGTGGTCGCCGGTCTGTGGCTTCCCTGGCTGCTCGGCTCGGCCCGCGTCGTGCAGGACCGGATCGCCACACTCGAAGCACTCGAGACCTGGTGCCGCCGGATGGCTGACACCCTGGCCGGGGGCGGCGCGATCGGCCTGGCACAGGCGATCGCCACCACGGCCGCCCGGGTCGAGGAACCGATCGCGACCGCCGTGCGAACCCTCGCCCGGCGCATGCAGACCGACAACCGCGACCCGGCTGCGGCACTACGCGAGTTCGCGGACGCCGTCGACGACCGGACCGGCGACGCCGTCGCCGCGGCGCTGCTCCTGGCGTTGAACCAGCAGAGCACGGGAATCGCGCAGGTACTCCGGCAGCTCGCCGACGGCGTCGCGCGCGACGTCCGTGCCCGTCGTGAGATCGAGGCCGCCCGGGCCGAGTCCCGCCAGTCGATCCGGATGCTCCTCGTGATCCAGGCCGGCCTTCTCGTGCTGCTCGCCCTGGTCCCCACCTTCGCCGCCCCCTACGGGACCCCAGTCGGACAGGCGGTGATGGCAATCCTGCTGGGCGGCACGGCGGCCCTCCTGATCTGGATGCGCCGGCTGTCCCTCGGCAAGAAGCCTCCGCGCTTCTTCGGCGTGACGGCCGGTGCCTCGTGA
- a CDS encoding CpaF family protein — protein sequence MTRPSNGATRSPHADRRLTERIHTAVLQRLADEPDRDRLDPADQRQIMLAWIQTELDIEARRRIADGEQQLDPDVERTIAHTVENTVWGLGRIQALLDLPGVEDIHIIGCETPVLRLTDGSIRQAESPIADTDADLVQQLQHIAAHHGSSERAFSPAQPCLNMQLPDGSRLAAMREVVPRPVVTIRKHRLVDVQLHDLVRLGTVSPVIGRFLATLVKAKQSTLVTGMPACGKTTMLRALAREIDPRERFATLETEFELNLHRLPQRPPLLYAAECRAGSTERDPSTGRPAGEMTLSDLLHQTLRMSVTRVIVGEVRGAEALPMLEAMNAGMPGSMCTLHAGSASDAFERLVTATMKGAGSGWSDAFVTRLAAQGIDYVVHLRHTTTPEGRRTRFVSEIAEVTSVGENGGVAMNRIFAPKGNDPRGVFQLLPQNRRPFDEVGMDLGFLHGTEGGWSR from the coding sequence ATGACGCGCCCTTCGAACGGAGCCACCCGGAGCCCGCACGCCGATCGTCGCCTGACCGAACGCATCCACACCGCGGTCCTCCAGCGCCTCGCCGACGAGCCGGACCGGGATCGCCTCGATCCGGCCGACCAAAGACAGATCATGCTCGCCTGGATCCAGACCGAGCTCGACATCGAGGCACGGCGTCGCATCGCCGACGGCGAGCAGCAGCTAGACCCGGACGTTGAGCGGACGATCGCCCACACGGTCGAGAACACGGTGTGGGGCCTCGGCCGGATCCAGGCGTTGCTCGACCTGCCCGGTGTCGAGGACATCCACATCATCGGCTGCGAGACCCCGGTCCTGCGCCTGACCGACGGCTCCATCCGTCAGGCCGAGAGCCCGATCGCAGACACCGACGCCGACCTGGTTCAGCAGCTGCAGCACATCGCTGCGCACCACGGGAGCTCGGAGCGCGCCTTCTCCCCGGCCCAACCCTGCCTGAACATGCAGCTGCCGGACGGTTCCCGGCTCGCGGCGATGCGTGAGGTCGTCCCGCGACCGGTCGTCACCATCCGCAAGCACCGCCTCGTCGACGTCCAGCTCCACGACCTGGTCCGCCTCGGCACCGTCTCCCCCGTCATAGGGCGGTTCCTCGCGACACTGGTCAAGGCGAAGCAGAGCACCCTCGTGACGGGTATGCCGGCCTGCGGGAAGACCACGATGCTCCGGGCGCTGGCACGCGAGATCGACCCACGCGAGCGGTTTGCGACGCTCGAGACGGAGTTCGAACTCAACCTACATCGGCTCCCGCAGCGGCCACCGCTGTTGTACGCAGCCGAGTGCCGGGCTGGCTCGACCGAGCGCGATCCCTCGACCGGTCGTCCGGCCGGCGAGATGACGCTGTCGGATCTCCTGCACCAGACCCTCCGGATGTCGGTGACGCGGGTGATCGTCGGCGAGGTCCGCGGGGCGGAGGCGCTGCCGATGCTCGAGGCGATGAACGCCGGCATGCCGGGATCGATGTGCACGCTGCACGCCGGGTCCGCATCGGACGCCTTCGAGCGCCTGGTCACCGCCACGATGAAGGGCGCGGGTTCGGGGTGGTCGGACGCCTTCGTCACCCGCCTGGCTGCTCAGGGCATCGACTACGTCGTGCACCTGCGCCACACCACGACCCCTGAGGGCCGCCGGACACGGTTCGTCTCCGAGATCGCCGAGGTCACCTCGGTCGGGGAGAACGGCGGCGTCGCGATGAACCGGATCTTCGCGCCGAAGGGCAATGACCCGCGCGGAGTGTTCCAGCTCTTGCCCCAGAACCGGCGTCCGTTCGACGAGGTGGGGATGGACCTCGGATTTCTGCACGGCACCGAGGGCGGGTGGTCCCGATGA
- a CDS encoding SAF domain-containing protein: MVLAIIGALLGAYAYRAAVSRDGVVGVAQPLAFGATVRISDLREVQLPSDTGLATVPWSEVDSVVGKLTSTDLRAGQVLTPDSVTGERLPAPGEAVVGLSVESGRAPSESLGPRDEVLVVTGGGRPPRRAVVVRSGDSDATGRRGIDVLVRQADAEELALASVDDRVAVVLVGRR, from the coding sequence GTGGTCCTCGCCATCATCGGTGCACTGCTCGGCGCCTACGCCTACCGCGCCGCGGTGAGCCGGGACGGCGTGGTCGGCGTCGCACAGCCGTTGGCTTTCGGAGCCACCGTTCGCATCTCCGACCTTCGAGAGGTGCAGCTGCCGAGCGACACCGGGCTGGCCACGGTGCCGTGGAGCGAAGTCGACTCGGTCGTCGGAAAGCTGACTTCCACCGATCTCCGAGCAGGTCAGGTCCTCACTCCGGACTCGGTCACCGGCGAACGACTGCCGGCCCCGGGAGAGGCGGTCGTGGGGCTGTCGGTCGAGTCCGGGCGTGCCCCGTCCGAGTCTCTGGGCCCGCGTGACGAGGTTCTCGTCGTGACCGGTGGCGGCCGCCCTCCTCGCCGGGCCGTCGTCGTGCGGTCGGGCGACTCGGACGCAACGGGCCGCCGCGGTATCGACGTTCTCGTCCGACAGGCCGACGCCGAAGAGCTGGCGCTCGCATCGGTGGACGATCGCGTGGCCGTCGTCCTCGTGGGGCGGAGGTGA
- a CDS encoding bifunctional DNA primase/polymerase, translated as MPSDRLMRAACSLAARGLYVFPLRPGSKIPAVRRDWEGCATTDVEQIERWWLRAPYNIGVATGPSRLLVVDLDAPKRSDLDRRHGRQVLDELARKAHETVPRNTLIVTTAGGGQHLYFRAPTDRSLTNTAGRLGPHIDTRARGGYVVGPGSRSGRSLYRIVHGTDPVPAPQWIVALLQPSIPPCPPRRETPHPAYVRAAIEGEMRRVAEATPGRRNATLFKAAARLGRFVHSGQVNDGDVDAALSTAASGHVGIDGFSPYEIRRTIRSGIARSVQGAGNRRGADPMPPQRSRTS; from the coding sequence ATGCCGTCCGACCGCCTGATGCGCGCAGCGTGTTCGCTGGCTGCCCGGGGTCTGTACGTGTTCCCGCTCCGACCCGGGAGCAAGATCCCTGCGGTTCGACGCGACTGGGAGGGATGCGCGACCACCGACGTCGAACAGATCGAACGGTGGTGGCTGCGCGCGCCGTACAACATCGGGGTCGCGACGGGGCCGTCACGGCTGTTGGTGGTCGACCTGGACGCGCCCAAGCGCTCCGATCTAGATCGGCGCCACGGACGGCAGGTGCTGGACGAGCTCGCCCGGAAGGCGCACGAAACCGTCCCCCGAAACACGCTGATCGTAACGACCGCCGGCGGTGGTCAGCACCTGTACTTCCGGGCTCCGACAGACCGCTCGCTGACCAACACCGCGGGCCGGCTCGGACCGCACATCGATACCCGTGCCCGAGGCGGGTACGTGGTCGGGCCCGGTTCACGGAGCGGTAGGTCGCTCTACCGGATAGTTCACGGGACTGACCCGGTACCGGCACCGCAGTGGATCGTCGCATTGCTGCAGCCGTCGATCCCTCCGTGTCCACCACGCCGGGAGACACCCCACCCCGCGTACGTCCGAGCGGCGATCGAAGGCGAGATGCGACGGGTCGCCGAGGCGACGCCGGGACGGCGTAACGCCACGCTGTTCAAAGCAGCCGCCCGGCTCGGGCGTTTCGTGCACTCCGGCCAGGTGAACGACGGCGACGTCGACGCGGCTCTCAGCACAGCTGCCTCCGGGCACGTGGGTATCGACGGATTCAGCCCCTACGAGATCCGACGGACCATCCGGTCGGGTATCGCCAGAAGCGTGCAGGGTGCAGGGAATCGTCGGGGCGCTGACCCGATGCCCCCGCAGCGGTCACGCACGAGCTGA
- a CDS encoding DUF2786 domain-containing protein: protein MDTEDQKLETIRKLLAKAERAATSYEADVYNSKAAEIMAKHGVDAAMVASSGEKQDVIGSRRITMTDPYSTEKATLAGCVAATSNCRVVRHPGFGRGQTAAVTVMGFESDLNRVELTYTSLLLQATRSLTRQRPPAWSKESTTAFRRTWLIGFAAEVHRRLTDAGTSAVRDHDAQLTAGRPSAALVLADRRSLVDRAYDEQFGNLRTARPRKLSGTGYRAGAEAGRRADVGHKRVESVRRAIDRG, encoded by the coding sequence GTGGACACAGAGGACCAGAAACTCGAGACCATCCGAAAGCTGCTCGCGAAGGCCGAGCGGGCCGCGACCTCCTACGAGGCGGACGTCTACAACTCCAAGGCCGCGGAGATCATGGCCAAGCACGGCGTCGACGCCGCGATGGTCGCATCGTCCGGCGAGAAGCAGGATGTGATCGGAAGTCGCCGCATCACCATGACCGATCCGTACTCGACGGAGAAGGCGACGCTGGCGGGTTGCGTCGCCGCGACGTCGAACTGCCGTGTCGTCCGGCATCCGGGATTCGGCCGGGGCCAGACCGCCGCCGTCACGGTGATGGGTTTCGAGTCGGACCTCAACCGCGTAGAGCTCACCTATACGTCACTGCTGCTCCAGGCCACCCGATCGCTGACTCGGCAACGGCCTCCGGCGTGGTCGAAAGAGTCGACCACGGCGTTTCGCCGAACCTGGCTCATCGGCTTCGCGGCGGAGGTCCACCGCCGGCTGACCGACGCCGGGACGTCCGCCGTCCGAGACCACGACGCGCAGCTCACGGCAGGACGTCCGTCGGCTGCGCTGGTCCTCGCCGATCGTCGGTCTCTCGTCGACCGGGCCTACGACGAGCAGTTCGGAAACCTGCGGACGGCCCGCCCACGGAAACTGTCGGGGACGGGGTACCGCGCCGGCGCGGAAGCGGGGCGTCGTGCCGACGTCGGACACAAACGCGTCGAGTCCGTCCGGCGCGCCATCGACAGAGGTTGA
- a CDS encoding DUF4913 domain-containing protein → MTTPESGAAAARTPEELIEELLGRVQALEAWRTHQTDLIDELLNGMPIPETASLTSAQPDEGELDIDALIDWVHQTVTSVIARPLRGELTWCPLWWEHAEAVFRLEALRRAWTELAAEPGVAMSIWIRDHLDPCLRELLTPLGPFADCQQNTRYRSLNGHTPLPTLPTRTPDNDE, encoded by the coding sequence ATGACGACCCCCGAGTCCGGCGCGGCCGCCGCTCGAACGCCGGAAGAGCTGATCGAGGAACTCCTGGGAAGGGTCCAGGCCCTCGAGGCGTGGCGCACGCATCAGACCGACCTGATCGACGAGCTGCTCAACGGCATGCCCATTCCCGAGACGGCCTCGCTGACGAGCGCACAGCCCGACGAGGGCGAGCTCGACATCGACGCCCTGATCGACTGGGTGCACCAGACAGTCACCTCCGTCATCGCCCGCCCGCTCCGCGGAGAGCTCACCTGGTGCCCGCTGTGGTGGGAGCACGCCGAAGCGGTGTTCCGCCTGGAGGCACTCCGGCGCGCCTGGACTGAACTCGCAGCAGAACCCGGCGTCGCCATGTCGATCTGGATCCGCGACCACCTCGACCCGTGTCTGCGTGAGCTTCTGACCCCGCTCGGACCATTCGCCGACTGCCAGCAGAACACCCGCTATCGCAGCCTCAACGGCCACACACCTCTGCCGACCCTGCCGACCCGAACGCCCGACAACGACGAGTGA
- a CDS encoding type IV secretory system conjugative DNA transfer family protein: MAPLTLLGVISLAVLLNGNVWVASGTASLTGLGTWSIPLIESPILGALARGGSEAVLVPGAITSIFVLVIIVLTAVELGVAGLLGVVLLRNRGRRGDPRRSMLRASDLGELTGDAARSRARQLRPTAGAADSFDRGIRLLTIDRREVWMSWEDVALVIMGPRSNKTSAIAVPTVLSAPGLVVATSNKADLWALTAGMRGQAGPVWTFDPQRIAHAEQTWWWDPLRSIADADPTERVEAAARLAGHFVGTIGGERRDPFFHSAAEQVLTATLLAAAISGGTMRDVVAWLQPGRRDAIAALDQAGAETEAADLEATLSGADVTTKGIFQTARTATKSLTSERLMRWITPPDTWGDSLVVDPPNELDLWDLLAAGREGRATVQLLSKEGAGTAAPVVTALVDRILEIAELLAQASGGRLEPPVVAVLDEAANICPIRALPQLYSHYGSRGIQVLTMLQSYQQGVGVWGEQGTQALWSAATIKLVGAGVDDHAFLQKLSGLIGDHHVERISTSVDRTRTSRQYSEAREPVMPASALRAIPRDRAVLLSTGRRAGLGILHPWYREREHIDIGDYADIALAELRLAAAAALGTDNPVNRVAPSTPDDTAGPLPGDRP; the protein is encoded by the coding sequence ATGGCACCACTGACGTTGCTGGGTGTCATCTCGCTGGCCGTGCTGCTCAACGGGAACGTGTGGGTCGCCTCCGGAACCGCGTCGCTGACCGGGCTCGGAACCTGGTCGATCCCCCTGATCGAAAGTCCGATCCTGGGCGCCCTGGCGCGGGGTGGATCAGAGGCCGTCCTCGTCCCGGGCGCGATCACCTCGATCTTCGTTCTTGTGATCATCGTGCTGACCGCAGTCGAGCTGGGTGTGGCCGGCTTGCTCGGGGTAGTGCTGCTCCGCAATCGCGGACGCCGCGGCGACCCCCGCCGCTCGATGCTTCGCGCGAGCGACCTCGGTGAGCTCACCGGTGACGCCGCACGATCCAGGGCACGCCAGCTCCGGCCTACGGCCGGCGCCGCCGACTCGTTCGACCGAGGTATCCGGCTGCTGACGATCGATCGACGCGAGGTCTGGATGTCATGGGAGGACGTCGCCCTCGTCATCATGGGGCCACGGTCCAACAAGACCAGCGCCATCGCCGTTCCCACGGTTCTCTCCGCGCCCGGTCTCGTTGTCGCCACCTCGAACAAGGCCGACCTCTGGGCCCTGACCGCGGGCATGCGAGGACAGGCGGGCCCCGTGTGGACCTTCGACCCGCAGCGCATCGCCCACGCCGAGCAGACCTGGTGGTGGGACCCGCTGCGCAGCATCGCCGACGCCGACCCGACCGAACGGGTCGAAGCCGCCGCCAGGCTCGCCGGCCACTTCGTCGGCACCATCGGCGGCGAGCGCCGTGACCCGTTCTTCCACTCCGCTGCAGAGCAGGTCCTCACCGCAACTCTGCTCGCGGCAGCGATCAGCGGAGGGACGATGCGGGATGTCGTGGCCTGGCTGCAGCCGGGACGTCGTGACGCCATCGCCGCCCTCGACCAGGCCGGTGCCGAGACCGAGGCCGCGGACCTCGAGGCCACCCTCTCCGGCGCGGACGTGACCACGAAGGGCATCTTCCAAACCGCTCGCACCGCTACGAAGTCGCTCACCTCGGAACGGCTGATGCGGTGGATCACCCCTCCCGACACCTGGGGCGACTCGCTCGTCGTCGACCCGCCGAACGAACTGGACCTGTGGGATCTCCTCGCCGCGGGCCGAGAGGGCCGGGCCACCGTTCAGCTGCTGTCCAAGGAAGGAGCCGGAACGGCGGCACCCGTGGTCACAGCACTCGTGGACCGGATCCTCGAGATCGCTGAGCTCCTCGCGCAGGCATCGGGAGGACGACTCGAACCGCCCGTGGTCGCCGTGCTCGACGAGGCGGCCAACATCTGCCCGATCCGGGCCCTACCGCAGCTCTACAGCCACTACGGCTCCCGCGGTATCCAGGTCCTGACCATGCTGCAGAGCTACCAGCAGGGCGTCGGTGTGTGGGGCGAGCAGGGCACGCAGGCCCTGTGGTCGGCGGCCACGATCAAGCTCGTCGGAGCCGGCGTCGACGACCATGCCTTCCTGCAGAAACTGTCCGGCCTGATCGGCGACCACCACGTCGAGCGCATCTCGACCAGCGTCGACCGCACCCGGACCTCCCGGCAGTACTCCGAAGCCCGCGAACCCGTCATGCCGGCATCAGCGCTACGCGCGATCCCACGGGACCGGGCCGTCCTGCTCTCGACCGGCCGCCGCGCCGGGCTCGGCATCCTCCACCCCTGGTACCGCGAGCGCGAGCACATCGATATCGGCGACTACGCCGACATCGCCCTCGCCGAGCTCCGGCTGGCCGCCGCGGCAGCGCTCGGTACCGACAACCCCGTCAATCGCGTCGCCCCCAGCACTCCCGACGACACCGCGGGGCCGCTCCCAGGAGACCGACCATGA